The nucleotide sequence CCGGTTCCCGGTCAGCTTCGAGGAGATGACCGCGGTGGCCAGCGGCAGCAGCCCGATCACCACCGCGGAATGCGCGGTCGACGAGGTCGTCAGCGCGAGCGTGGTGAGGATCGGGAACGCGAGGACACAGCCGAGGGAGACCACGGCCAGGCCCCGCCACTGGTCGCGCCTCGGCAGCGGGACCCTGAAGAGCCGAAGGCAGGTGCCGGCGACCAGCGCGGCCAGGACGCTGCGCAGCCCGGTGGCGGTCCACGGGTCGAAGCCTTTGAGGGCCCACACGGTGGCGGGGAACGTGAACGAGAAGGCGAGGACACCCAGCGCCGCCAGTGCGGTCCCGGAGCGGACCGCTACTGCCCGGTCCGCGATAGCGCTATCATCCAGTCTCATGTCCGATGGTAGCAGCGTCACCAGCCTGGTCACACAGCTGAGGTCCGACCTGGAGCGCTATCCGGTCGATGGAAAGCTCCCGTCAAGCAGGGAGCTGGTCCGGCAGCTGAAGGTGAGCCCGGTGACGGTGTCGCGGGCCATCGCCGCGCTGGCCGCCGAAGGCCTGGTGATCACCCGCCCCGGCGCCGGTGTCTTCCGCGCTCCGCCGCCCCGCGAAGTGGCGGTGACCGGTGACGTGTCGTGGCAAGAGGTGGCGCTCAGTTCCCAGTCCGGCACCCGTGCGATCGACGCGAGCGGCGTGCTCACCGCGCTCAGTGACCCGCCCTCGGGCGTCATCGACCTCAACGGCGGCTACACGCATCCCAGCCTCCAGCCGGAACGGGAACTCGCGGCGGCGTCGGCCCGCGCCGGACGCCGCCCCGGTGCCTGGACCCGGCCGCCGATCTGCGGCCTGCCCGAACTGCGGGCCTGGTTCGCCCGCGACATCGGCAGCCCGGTGAACGTCGAGAACGTACTGATCACCTCGGGCGGGCAGAGCGCGCTGACCACCGCGTTACGCGCGCTCGGCGCTCCCGGCGCGCCGGTGCTGGTGGAATCCCCGACGTACCCGGGGATGCTCGCCATCGCGCGGGCGTCGGGGCTGCGGCCGGTCCCGGTGCCGATCGACCGCGACGGCGTCCGGCCCGAACTGCTCGCGGACGCCTTCCGCGACACGGGCGCCCGGCTGTTCGTCTGCCAGCCCGCGTTCCAGAACCCGACCGGCGCGGTGCTGTGCGCCGAACGCCGGGCCGAGGTCCTGCGCATCGCCCGTGACGCGGGCGCTTTCGTCATCGAGGACGATTTCGCCCGGCTGATGGCGCATCCCGGCAGCCCGGCTCCCCCGCCTCCGCTCGTGGCCGACGACCCCGACGGCGTCGTGGTGCACATCCGCTCGCTCACGAAACCGGCGTCACCGAGCCTGCGGATCAGCGCGCTGGCCGCGCGCGGCCCGGCGCTGGAACGCCTGCGGGGGCTTCACGCCGTCGAAAGCTTCTTCGTACCGCGCCCGCTGCAGGAAACCGCGCTCGAACTGGTGAGTTCTCCTGCCTGGAGCCGCCACCTTCGTAGCCTCGCGGCCTCGTTGCGGGAACGCCGCGACGTCGCCGTCTCGGCGCTGCGGGAGTTCCTGCCCACCTGGACCGCCGTCCCGGTCCCGACCGGCGGCTACCACCTGTGGCAGCCGCTCCCGGGCTTCGTCGACGAAGTAGCGCTGACCAGCGCCGCTTTCCGCGCCGGAGTAGCGGTCACCCCCGGCAGGATGTACTTCGCGGCCGAGGCTCCGGGGCCCTATCTGCGCCTGAGCTACGTCAGCGCCGCGACAGGCGCGCAGCTGCGGGACGGCGTCCAGCGCCTTTCCCAGGCGTACCAGGAGATCCCCGGCTGACGTCTCGTACGATCGCGCACGGAGGCGACGAAAGGCATGACACAGCCGGCGGCGGCGCCGCACGATCCACCCGGCAGGCTCTGGGAGCTGCTCGACGACGGCCAGCGCAAGGCGCTGCGTGCCGGGGCCGAACTGCGCCGGTACCCGGCGGGCACGGTGATCATCCGCGAGGGCGACCGGTCGGACTGGGTGCTGATCCTGATGACCGGGCGGGTCAAGATCACCTCGGTGTCCACCGGCGGCTACGACGCCGTGCTGGCCGTCCGCGATCCGGGCGACATCATCGGCGAGATGGCGTCGATGGACGGCAGCCTGCGCTCGGCCACGGCGATCGCCGTCGAGCCCGTCACCGGCCTGTGGCTGTCCTCGCGCGCGTTCAACGCCGTGCTCAGCGAGCATCCCGCCATCTCGGTGGTCCTGCTCCGGATCATCACCTCCCGCCTGCGCTACGCCAATTCGCGCCGTACCGAATTCGGGGACAGCACCGCCGCCGAACGGATCGCCGCGATCCTCGTCGACCTCGCCGAGCGGTACGGCGTGCCCGCCGCCGACGGCACCCTGATCGCCCTGCGGATCAGCCAGCGCGACCTGGCTGGGCTCGCGTCCGCGTCGAGGGAAGCC is from Amycolatopsis lurida and encodes:
- a CDS encoding Crp/Fnr family transcriptional regulator — translated: MTQPAAAPHDPPGRLWELLDDGQRKALRAGAELRRYPAGTVIIREGDRSDWVLILMTGRVKITSVSTGGYDAVLAVRDPGDIIGEMASMDGSLRSATAIAVEPVTGLWLSSRAFNAVLSEHPAISVVLLRIITSRLRYANSRRTEFGDSTAAERIAAILVDLAERYGVPAADGTLIALRISQRDLAGLASASREAVARTLRTLRADGLLSTGRQRLVVRSVDDLRQLAPDDR
- a CDS encoding PLP-dependent aminotransferase family protein, producing the protein MSDGSSVTSLVTQLRSDLERYPVDGKLPSSRELVRQLKVSPVTVSRAIAALAAEGLVITRPGAGVFRAPPPREVAVTGDVSWQEVALSSQSGTRAIDASGVLTALSDPPSGVIDLNGGYTHPSLQPERELAAASARAGRRPGAWTRPPICGLPELRAWFARDIGSPVNVENVLITSGGQSALTTALRALGAPGAPVLVESPTYPGMLAIARASGLRPVPVPIDRDGVRPELLADAFRDTGARLFVCQPAFQNPTGAVLCAERRAEVLRIARDAGAFVIEDDFARLMAHPGSPAPPPPLVADDPDGVVVHIRSLTKPASPSLRISALAARGPALERLRGLHAVESFFVPRPLQETALELVSSPAWSRHLRSLAASLRERRDVAVSALREFLPTWTAVPVPTGGYHLWQPLPGFVDEVALTSAAFRAGVAVTPGRMYFAAEAPGPYLRLSYVSAATGAQLRDGVQRLSQAYQEIPG